The proteins below come from a single Papaver somniferum cultivar HN1 chromosome 11, ASM357369v1, whole genome shotgun sequence genomic window:
- the LOC113324594 gene encoding probable E3 ubiquitin-protein ligase LOG2: MSCQQGLGQKFKQPPGAGIDLPGAVTSQITEAVLFEKEKGEYKVRVVKQILSVNGMRYEHREIYGIGNSVDNDLDGYDPGKECIICLSEPRDTTVLPCRHMCICSGCAKVLRFQTNRCPICRQPVDRLSEIKVNNKTDE, translated from the exons ATGTCTTGCCAGCAGGGTCTGGGTCAGAAGTTCAAGCAACCTCCTGGAGCTGGAATTGACT TGCCTGGAGCTGTAACTTCTCAGATTACAGAGGCAGTGTTGTTTGAGAAAGAGAAGGGTGAGTACAAGGTGAGAGTAGTGAAGCAGATCCTTTCAGTCAATGGAATGAGATACGAACATCGGGAGATTTATGGGATTGGAAATTCAGTTGATAATGACTTGGATGGATACGACCCAGGGAAAGAATGTATCATTTGCCTCTCAGAGCCACGGGATACTACTGTCCTCCCATGCCGGCACATG TGTATCTGCAGCGGTTGTGCAAAGGTTTTGCGGTTCCAGACAAATAGGTGCCCTATTTGCCGTCAGCCGGTTGACCGGCTTTCGGAAATCAAGGTCAATAATAAAACTGATGAATGA